The Coregonus clupeaformis isolate EN_2021a chromosome 13, ASM2061545v1, whole genome shotgun sequence genome includes a region encoding these proteins:
- the LOC121578929 gene encoding M-phase inducer phosphatase 1-B-like, with protein sequence MPERLTRPVKRSSTSPSTANTRPHKRHCTFSAISEVGQGESETKHLHKRTHSLCEVEQQLGGDGINAELIGDFSKVHALPTVTGRHQGLKYITVDTMSALLEGKSSCLVEYFSVVDCCYPYEYQGGHIKGALSMPNTDEAVDHLQSQRLKAHSPDKRLVLVLHCEFSSERVPRTCRLLRSVDRSMNKYPALHYPELYILKGGYRDFYHSHIDSGLLG encoded by the exons ATGCCAGAGCGGTTGACACGTCCGGTGAAAcgctcctccacctccccctccacaGCCAACACCCGGCCACATAAACGACACTGCACCTTCTCTGCCATCTCTGAGGTGGGCCAGGGAGAGAGCGAGACCAAG CACCTGCATAAGAGGACACACTCTCTGTGTGAGGTGGAACAACAGCTAGGTGGGGATGGTATCAATGCAGAACTCATTGGAGACTTCAGCAAG GTGCATGCCCTACCGACTGTGACAGGGAGACATCAAGGCTTGAAGTACATCACAGTTGACACA ATGAGTGCTCTTCTGGAAGGGAAGTCCAGCTGCTTGGTTGAGTATTTTTCCGTGGTGGACTGCTGTTATCCATATGAGTATCAGGGAGGACACATTAAG GGGGCTCTAAGCATGCCCAACACAGACGAGGCAGTGGATCATCTACAGTCCCAGAGGCTAAAAGCCCACTCTCCTGATAAGAGGCTTGTGTTGGTGCTGCACTGTGAATTCTCCTCCGAAAGAGTACCCAGAAC GTGTCGCCTCCTGCGCAGTGTGGACCGCAGCATGAACAAGTACCCAGCCCTGCACTACCCTGAGCTCTACATCCTGAAGGGTGGCTACAGAGACTTCTATCACTCTCACATAGACTCTGGGCTGTTGGGCTAG